In a single window of the Melanotaenia boesemani isolate fMelBoe1 chromosome 22, fMelBoe1.pri, whole genome shotgun sequence genome:
- the kcnk10a gene encoding potassium channel subfamily K member 10a has product MRFPTENPRKPENMNPPPVAVQTNLVPPKKVQPGMLQSSLVHASVATMQNPMGCVLPRLSVSSRPASMVASMEVVADGSTPFTMMKLKTVLAVFVVVVVYLVAGGLMFQALEQPFENNQKIAITSEKATFLQKHQCVSRDELEAIIKRSMEAVNAGVNPVGDTSYNFSHWDLGSAFFFAGTVITTIGYGNIAPSTEGGKTFCILYAIFGIPLFGFLLAGVGDQLGTIFVKSIAKVEKMFRNKHNQISQTKIRVASTLLFILAGCILFVTIPAVIFKHIEGWTGLESTYFVVITLTTVGIGDYVAGGDRRIEYRKWYRPLVWFWILGGLAYFAAVLNMISDWLRVLSKKTKEEVGEIKAHAAEWKANVRAEFRETRRRMSVEVHEKLQRAATMRSMERRQLGLDQRAVSLDMLSPERRAIFNSLDTNNYKTSSQESIDSKLNNLRLQGSEQCNRNPDHHTTSEDNIFNRLGSVTKLTKRNRNKDLKKNIPNEAQRPQSEAFCSSLHTFDCGTSIVDEGKLKDEEAENEDKECNTSLSNFSLLVEPCKGLNGLTPEQTNENKSQKT; this is encoded by the exons ATGAGATTTCCGACGGAGAATCCGAGAAAACCGGAGAACATGAACCCTCCACCAG TGGCAGTTCAGACTAACCTAGTTCCTCCAAAGAAGGTCCAGCCTGGCATGCTTCAGTCCAGCCTGGTACATGCCAGCGTGGCCACCATGCAGAACCCGATGGGCTGCGTTTTGCCGCGGCTCTCTGTCTCCTCCCGCCCCGCCAGCATGGTGGCCAGCATGGAGGTGGTGGCAGATGGCTCAACCCCGTTCACTATGATGAAGCTAAAGACTGTTCTGGCTGTatttgtggtggtggtggtctACCTGGTGGCAGGTGGACTGATGTTTCAGGCTCTCGAACAGCCGTTTGAAAATAACCAGAAGATCGCCATTACATCAGAGAAAGCAACTTTCTTGCAGAAACATCAGTGTGTGTCCCGGGATGAGCTGGAGGCCATTATCAAG CGCTCCATGGAAGCTGTGAATGCTGGAGTGAATCCTGTTGGTGACACTTCCTACAACTTCAGCCACTGGGATCTGGGTAGTGCGTTTTTCTTTGCTGGAACTGTGATCACAACAATAG GATATGGAAACATTGCTCCGAGCACTGAGGGAGGGAAGACTTTCTGCATTCTTTATGCTATTTTTGGAATCCCACTGTTTGGATTTCTGTTAGCGGGTGTAGGGGACCAGCTCGGTACAATATTTGTCAAAAGCATTGCAAAGGTGGAGAAAATGTTCCGG AATAAACACAACCAGATCAGCCAGACAAAAATTCGTGTGGCCTCCACCCTCCTTTTCATCCTGGCTGGCTGCATCTTATTTGTCACCATCCCAGCTGTGATCTTCAAACACATCGAGGGTTGGACGGGCCTGGAGTCGACATATTTTGTTGTCATTACTCTGACTACAGTTGGAATAGGTGACTATGTGGCAG GAGGAGATCGGAGAATCGAGTACCGCAAGTGGTACAGACCACTTGTGTGGTTCTGGATCCTGGGTGGCCTGGCCTACTTTGCTGCAGTGCTGAATATGATCAGTGACTGGCTGAGGGTGTtgtccaaaaaaacaaaagaagag GTTGGGGAGATCAAGGCTCATGCAGCAGAGTGGAAAGCAAATGTACGAGCAGAGTTCCGGGAAACACGTCGGCGTATGAGTGTTGAAGTTCACGAAAAACTGCAGCGAGCCGCTACCATGAGGAGCATGGAGAGACGTCAGCTAGGCCTTGACCAGCGAGCAGTGTCCTTGGACATGCTTTCTCCGGAGCGCAGGGCAATCTTCAATAGCTTAGACACCAACAACTACAAGACGTCTTCCCAGGAAAGCATTGACAGTAAGTTAAATAACCTTCGGTTGCAAGGGTCTGAGCAGTGCAACCGAAACCCTGATCACCACACTACATCTGAGGATAACATTTTTAACCGCTTGGGCTCTGTCACCAAGCTGACTAAGCGCAACAGGAATAAGGACTTGAAGAAGAACATCCCAAATGAGGCACAACGGCCACAGAGTGAAGCCTTCTGTAGCAGTTTACACACTTTTGACTGCGGCACATCAATAGTTGATGAAGGAAAACTAAAAGATGAAGAAGCTGAGAATGAAGACAAGGAGTGCAATACCAGCTTGTCTAATTTTTCACTCCTTGTTGAACCTTGCAAAGGACTGAATGGATTAACTCCAGAGCAGACCAACGAGAACAAAAGTCAGAAAACGTAA